In Cyanobacteria bacterium GSL.Bin1, a single window of DNA contains:
- a CDS encoding UDP-glucose--tetrahydrobiopterin glucosyltransferase yields MTQPSQPLSLLFLSTPVGALGTGEGGGVELTIKNLAQDLLQTQHQV; encoded by the coding sequence ATGACACAACCGTCTCAACCCCTTTCCTTACTGTTTCTCTCGACTCCTGTTGGCGCGTTAGGAACCGGAGAAGGCGGCGGTGTAGAATTAACCATTAAAAATCTGGCTCAAGATTTATTACAAACCCAACATCAGGT